CTGCACCCGGAATACCGCACGCTGCCGATGGTCTGGTACGTTCCGCCGCTTTCGCCGATCATGAATCATATCGAAGAATCGGGCCTGAATACGGACAGCTATATTCCCACTGTTGATCAAATGCGGATCCCGATGGAATATTTGGCGTCCATCCTGTCGGCGGGAGATACGCAAGTGATTCGCAAAGTGCTGTTGAAATTGACGGCGATGCGCGTACACATGCGGCAGCAAACAGTCGGGGGCATGGACGATTTAAAGCATAGCAGGCTGTTGGCGGAAGCGGGCATGACGGCGAGCGAAATTGCCGAGATGGCGCGGTTGCTCGCGGTAGCCAAATATAACGAACGGTTTGTCATTCCGACCGGACGCAGGGAAATGGACAATGATCTTTACTACAAATACGGATCCTGCAGCCTGGAGGAAATTGCGCCACCCGAAGGCATGACTACGTATCCGTTCGGAAAGGGGAAATAAAGCCGTGCGGGAAGAACAGCGCGCCGTGCTTATAATCGCATCCAGACTGCTTTCCTATCCGGCCGAAAATGTGTGGGCGGAAGTGCTGGAAATTCAAACATGCATCAGGGAATGCATCGATTCCAAAGCTTTGCGGATCGAGCTGTCCCAAGCGGCCGCCGCATTTTTGGCGCTGCCGCACACCGAACTGCAGGAGCAATATGTCGCCACTTTTGATTTGCGGGAAAATACCGGATTGTACTTGACGGCGCATGAATTGGGCGATAGCCGCAAACGCGGCATGGCGCTCGTCGAATTGCAAAATTTGTTGAAGGAAAACGGCTATCAACCGCCGGAGGGGGAACTTGCCGATTACATTCCCATGTTGTGCGAGCTTTTGGCCGCGGGCGAAGATTCGCCGCCTTTACAACAGTTGAAAGGGCGCTTGGCTGTTGCGGTTAAACGCATATGGGAGCATCTGCCGGAAGACAGTTTGTATCGCCCCGTTTTTGCGGCGCTCACGCGCGCCGTTTTCGGCGAACCCGCCGCAAACGACATCGCCGAAGCGGAACGCGGGCGGGAGACGGCCGATCTTGATCCGCTGCCGTACCCGCTGATGTATCTTTGAAAGGAGTTAACGACAGATGGCTGCTATTTTTTGGTGGATCGTGTTTCCATATGTCACCCTAACGATCATGATCGCCGGATTGTTGTACCGGTTCGTGTATCGGCGCATCACATGGTATGCCCCATCGACGGAAATCCATGAAAAAGGCTGGCTGAAAATCGGCTCGCCGCTTTTTCACTGGGGCATCATCTTTGCTTTTATCGGCCACGTCATGGGCATCCTGATCCCCCGCAGCTTTTATGAAGCGGCAGGCATATCCGACGAGACGTATCATGCATTTGCCATTGCCGGCGGTGGCCTCGCCGGACTGATGGTGGTTGCCGGGCTTATCATTTTGCTTTTGCGCAAGCTGTTTGTGGAACGGGTGCGGGTGCACGCTTCGTTCGCCGACTATTTCACTTTTCTTCTGCTGCTGATTGTTGGCGGGATCGGAACCTATATCACCCTTATTTACGACACGACCGTCATGGAATTTGAATACCGGACGACAATCGGCCCCTGGTTTCGCAGCCTGTTTGTCTTTCAGCCGAAGTACCAACTGATGCTTGCCGTCCCGGCCATTTTCAAACTTCACGTCATTGCCGGCTTTTTGTTGTTTGCGTCCATCCCTTTTACCAGATTGGTGCATATTTTCTCTTTTCCTGCCCGCTATCCGACGCGCGCCCCGATCCAGTATCGCTCGCGGTCGGGCTATAAAAAAAACTGATTTGAATCAAGTTATTTTTTATTGCGAGCGGCTATCATAAGGGTTGAAAAATAATCGGCTATTTGCTAAGAAGCCCCTTATGGAGGAATTATCATGCGAGACAGGATGGAGCTTTGGTCGACATTTTACGGTCCCAATCTCGGCTACATCAATGAAATTTATGAACAATATTGCCAAGATCCCGAATCAATCGATCCTTCGTTAAGGCAATGGTTCGACCAATGGGGTGCGCCCCCGCAAGCATATTCCGCCGCAGCAACCCCTGCGCAAACCGCAGCGGTACAAAATGCCGATATCGGGGAATGGATGAAAAAAACGGCGGCGTGCCTGAAACTGCTGCAAACGATTCGCACGCGCGGCCATCTCGTAGCCCATATCAATCCGCTGCACGA
The window above is part of the Bacilli bacterium genome. Proteins encoded here:
- the narJ gene encoding nitrate reductase molybdenum cofactor assembly chaperone gives rise to the protein MREEQRAVLIIASRLLSYPAENVWAEVLEIQTCIRECIDSKALRIELSQAAAAFLALPHTELQEQYVATFDLRENTGLYLTAHELGDSRKRGMALVELQNLLKENGYQPPEGELADYIPMLCELLAAGEDSPPLQQLKGRLAVAVKRIWEHLPEDSLYRPVFAALTRAVFGEPAANDIAEAERGRETADLDPLPYPLMYL
- the narI gene encoding respiratory nitrate reductase subunit gamma; this translates as MAAIFWWIVFPYVTLTIMIAGLLYRFVYRRITWYAPSTEIHEKGWLKIGSPLFHWGIIFAFIGHVMGILIPRSFYEAAGISDETYHAFAIAGGGLAGLMVVAGLIILLLRKLFVERVRVHASFADYFTFLLLLIVGGIGTYITLIYDTTVMEFEYRTTIGPWFRSLFVFQPKYQLMLAVPAIFKLHVIAGFLLFASIPFTRLVHIFSFPARYPTRAPIQYRSRSGYKKN